atctctctctctttctctctctttctctttctctctttctttctctttctctttctctctttctttctctttctctctctctctttctctttctctttctctctttctttctctttctctttctctctttctttctctttctctttctctctttctttctctttctctctttctctctttctctctttctctctttctctctttctctctttctctctttctctctttctctctttctctctttctctctctctctctctctctctctctctctctctctctctctctctctctttccctctctctctctctctctctctctctctctctctctctctctctctctctctcgcccttcaggcatgtagaactaatgtttgactaatagccctttacataaatataagcatagccagttggatagatgcggtagcatcttaccctggctttttacagggcatgtacactgttctgtaaataaatattatcaaatcaaatcaaatctctctccctccctccctcccgctctctctctctctctctctctctctctctctctctttctctgtctctctcactgtctctctctctctgtctctctctctctttctctctctatctttctatctctctctttctatctctctctttctctctctctctttctctctctctctttctctctctctctttctctctctctctctctctctctctctctctctctctctctctctctctctctctctctctctctctctctctctctctctctctctctctctctctctctttctctttctctttttctttctcttctctctctctctctctctctctctttctctctctctccctctcctttctctctctctctctctctctctctctctctctctctctctctctctctctctctctctctctctctctctctctctctctctctctctctctctctcgctctctctctctctctctccctctctctctctctctctctctctctctctctctctctctctctctctctctctctctctctctctctctctctctctctctctctctctctctctctctctctctctttttaactatgtatgattgtatgtacatacatacatgcatacatagatacataaatacatacatatatgcatacatacaagggTACCAATAGATTTATGCACATGAatacttctccctctcgctcccattctccattccctctccttcctccgtccgtTTTCCACCACTGCATTTTTCCTTCTGCAATTGTGTCCAATTCTGTTCATTATCGCTTCATCTGTGCACTgaatttacacactcacacacacacacacactcacacacactcacactcacacacacactgtaccccagctatatctatataatattactatattctacacttgtaatcttacatgtttgtcacacccgtatctacacacatgcatatacatgtgcatgtacaccTAACCATTGCTTCACCTGCTTATTTCTTATGTCTCTCTTCTTGCCAtactagacattccaatgttgtgttgtctgtcCGCTTCTGCGAGAGCTTTGTATTGATGCaatgcttgcttgttcatcacagGGTGTCTCATGCTCGCTACATAACATAGAGCAATATTTAGACTGTGTAGGAGGCGAGGCAGATTCCCGGCTGAGAGCCAAGGATCAGCGCCTTGCTCCAagaagcagccgcactccaacattactaTTTAATAAAAGAGTCATGATAACTTAGTTGTCTACTTTATACTAAACTTgccatctaccatactcttgtagggcccatcattcaggcacacacaagcttacacacacacacacacacacacacacacacacacactcacacacacacacacacacacacacacacacacacacacacacacacacacacacacacacacacacacactcacacactcacacactcacacacacacacacacactcacacacacactcacacacacactcacacatacactcacacatacactcactcacacactcacacaccctgtACCCCAACTATATCTTTAtgatattactatattctacacatgtaatcttacatgtttgtcacacccgtatctacacacatgcatatacatgtgcatgtacaacTGACCATTGCTTCACCTGCTTATTTCTTATGTCTCTCTTCTTGCCAtactagacattccaatgttgtgttgtctatccgcATCTGCGAGAGCTTTGTATTGATGTagcgcttgcttgttcatcacagGGTGTCTCATGCTAACTACATAACATAGAGCAATATTTAGACCTCTGTGTAGGAGGTGAGGCAGATTCCAGGCTGGGAGCCAAGGATCAGCGCCTCGCTCCAagaagcagccgcactccaacattactaTTTAATAAAAGAGTCATGATAACTTAGTTGTCTTCTTTATACTAAACTTgccatctaccatactcttgtagggcccatcattcaggcacacacacacacacacacacacacacacacacacacacacacacacacacacacacacacacacacacacacacacacacacacacacacacacacacacacacacacacacactacacacacactacacaccgcaacactacacactacacacacacacactacacacacacacactacacacacacacacacacacacacacacacacacacacacacacacacactcacacacacacacacacacacacacacacacacacacacacacacacacacacacacacacacacacacacacacacacacacacacacacacacacacactacacacacactacacacacactacacacacacacacacacactacacacacaacacatacaccacacacacaacacacacatgcacacactcacatacacacgcacacacacatatacatacacacaaaaatatacacacacacgagcatgcacacatacacatacacatacacacacacatacacacacatacacacacacacacacacacacacacacacgtacacacacacacacacacacacacacacttacacacacacacacacacgtacacacacacacacacacacgtacacacacacacacacgtacacacacacacacacacacatacacatacacacaaaaatatacacacacacatacacatacacacaataatatacacacacaaacacacacacacacacacgcacacacgcacgtgcatgcacgcacacacacacacgtacacacaaacatacacacacaaacttacacacacacatacatatacacacacaaacatacacacacaaacttacacacacacacaaatacaaacacacacaaacatacacacataaacttacacacacacacacacacacacacacacacacacacacacacacacacacacaaacatatacacataagcatatacacacacgcacacacatacacacttgtacacgcgcgtgcgcacacacacactcccacacacacacacgtgcacgcacacacacacacacatacacacacacacacacacacacacacacacacacacacacacacacacacacacacacacacacacacacacacacacacacacacaacaaatcatAATATATCAATacgcaaataaagataaaacatttCTGGGGGCTTGAGAAGTAGTATGTCAAGACTGCATAGAAGGCTGGCAAACCTTCATCTAGCAATTGCCACGGCTTCGATGCCTGCCGTGTTCCCGCTAAAGCTAGCAAACTTCTACCATATATATTCTGACAAGAGAAGGATTTGGAATGGTTCATTATTTGACAATAAATCACCAGGGTGGTCTTGACACATATGTCAGAAGATATTTAGTTGGGACATAGAGCAGAAGCCATGGTCATTCTTTGATGCCAAGATACTCTTAATCAATGCCACTGTTTTCACTATAGTTTTTTGTATCAGGACAGGAAAGGCAATACAATCTCTCGGTATCAGATTCAGTGGTAGCAGAGCTGTACCcaattttcttatattatttgaATCCAGAAGAGGTTTCAAAAggcaataaataaagtaatttaaAAAATTTCTTACCTGAATGGAGAAACAATATTCTATTAAACTTGGTATCATCCCATTTTACACACTATTCTATTAATATGGTATCATCCCATTTTACACACTATGTATTATACTTAGTTGGTAATTCTTTAAAATATGGACGCGCTTGCCAGAGTCACTATCTCCATGTCAGAAACTTTATTCAATAATCTAGATTGCCATAACTGGGCATGTCCTTTAGGCACTGCCTGAGAAAAAGGTTGATGGGGGGCTCCTCATCATCTTTAGTACTAATGTTAACATTTTGAAGTGCAATTCATTATGTTTATagggaaaagataaatgaaaagtaTGTAAAACCTTCAGAATAAAGTTTCATATAAAAATCTGATGCTTATGTAAATGTCAGTTAGCTCTCATTTCATTTGTGTTTTATCTCAGAATTCATCCTTCATAGTTTACATTATCAGAAAATTCACTTTTCTTCATCATACTTTCATTTCATAGTTATGTTACTCGAGGTAGGTGTCATAGAAGCTTTGAAGGCTATTGAGGTTGAGTATCATTTTGTGGTTAAGTTACATAGCCCAAATTCTAGAGCAAGTGTTGCAGCCGTAATAGTCAAGAAGAagctttgttctctttttttatatgtttgtttctttctttctatcatcatCTTGATGCAGGAGGTCTGTGTCAATCACTGTACCAAGCAACATAGACAGACATGCATCAGTGTGGCATAGAATCGCCAGAGATAAGAAGGGTTCGGAGGTGTTATTTCAGATGTTAGGATGATATCAAAACATCTTTGCTGCTTGTTCACATCATATCAAGCTGAATTTAGTGGATCTTAAACTATTGAAAAAATGctgattttgttttactgttacAACTATATTTTGCAGTTTACTTTCAGTTATTTCACAGTTTTTGCTAAAGCTTTTTTGAATATCAGAAatgtatacagaacacacacCTGAAaaccagaaaacaagaaaagaaaaaaaaaaaatcattttttgtgCTGTATGAGGACAATgtacatttttcgttttcttcctccccttttctgttATATTCATGAGTTATAGTTGTCAAGAAGAAACATGTACTTCAGATAAAGGTCTAAAGATACATTTACAACTTTAACCCACTAAcaatgggtgtcccacatatgagacaccagaaaaaaataaacattgctgggcgtcccgccagtgaCGCTGTATTGGGGCTTGCGCTCCAAAGCAGCAGCGGGCCGTGGCCGGCGGGCAGGCAGAGTTTTGGGCAGCCCTGcatgccgattttgtagccgcccggaatcttttatatTCGGCTTCAAAAGATAACAGCATTAATGGGTTAAAGTTTTATATGAAGATGAGACAACAGTTTGCAAATCATCATGGATTTTACCTTCACATCAATTTTTTTTCCAGCCACATGCACATGATAGGCTTTTATAGTTTACCTTATatcagagaaaggcagagaagagaaaTTCATTACCACCAAGTGATACTAGCATTTTCCTTTTATCCATCAGGAATCTCATTCTTATTCCTACATTCCTTCacagttttgttttatatatctacatttatttatgttatatgaaTATCCTTATTCTTTTTGCAGTTGTTTGGAATGTTGGTGTTGGCTATAGGGCTGTACGGAGTTGTGTTCACGGCTCAGGACTTGCACGGCCTCAAGTCTGTGGAAACAGCCTACATCATCATCACAGATCTGTCAGGAGTAATGGTGGTACTCGGCAGCATTATCTTCATCGTGTCCTTCGCAGGGTGTGTGGGGGCATTGCGTGAAAATCTCTGTCTACTGAAGCTGGTGAGAGAattatttaattgtttttgttatatgtttttttctttgtgccaGGGGAAATTGGATTTCAGATATATTTTGAATGATATATAGGACACTCCAAAAAAGGAGTAATGAATTCTTTCCTCAACAGTACTTCTGGAGCTTGACGATCTTCCTAATTGCTGAACTGATGTTTGCTATTGCCTGCATCATTTTCCCATGGAAGTCTAGGGAGATAATTGAACACTTGCTGTCAAAGCGCCTCATCGAAGAGTACAGGGAGAGCCAAAACACCCAGAACTTTGTTGACTTCCTTCAGACTGAGGTGCTTGTTTATCTTTATGGGTTGAATATCCTCTCATTGTgcttaataatattttttctcttctctttattctttgcaAATTTATCATTTCAGCCAGCTAAAATTTCATTACTGTCTTTAGATGAATAATAGTATGTATCTAAGCCCAGTGATGCTTGGATGGCATGTATGTTACATACCTTGTCCACAACATTTTTAGttcttctcattttatttacAAATTGATGGCTCTGCAAGAGCTTATTACTACTACCTATCTCAGCTGTTTAAGCTTTtcctggattaaaaaaaaaaaatctgtcaaggCCACCAACTCATGGTAGCAGAGCCATATAAGTGCAAACAAAATTCACAGCCAAAAGTGCATTGAACAGTACAtgtaccagcagtattaggttaTTGTTAACCATAAATTGGAAGGTTTATGAAAAGCTAGTAACTAACCAGTAAGTTTGAATATACAAGGTTTCCCATGTCACTTATGTTGGTTTGGGATCACCTCATCAAGCCATCATGAttttatatgtatagagatatagataaagatagataggtaggtacttAACCCTCTGGTGCAAAGTACACACATagtctattatacatatatggatcCACAAATGCTTAGTCACCAAAGAGTCATTTACTTGACCTGCGTGACCTGACATGTTTGTTCTCATTCTTTAAATTTTCAAAGCATTGTGTTTGCTCAGACAAGCCTCGTGAATGACTACTTTGAGTCTAAACGCTCGTGGAGCCatttatgtgtaaacaaaattaatgaacTAAAATAATTGTGAACTGGTTAAGTATATATGCTCTCCAAGTATCATTGGGAAGGCAGGATATTTTTGTACAAATGTGTGCATTAAcgagtatacatttataaaaaaaaacttggttCCTGGTTTCAGTTTGGTTGTTGTGGAATCACAGTAGAAGGTTACCTGGACTGGAATGCAAATGAATACTTCAACTGCTCAGAGTCAAGCCCAAGTGCTGAGAAATGTGGTGTTCCAGCTTCCTGTTGCTTGAACAGAAAAAATTTGGTACGTATCAATCCTTAAATCCATGAAATCAGCATTTTCTCATTCCAGGTTTACATAAGGTATAAGTGAGAATACTGAAGAGCAGATTTCAGCATTAAAGTAATAATTTATGTGTATCAGTAATTTTTATGTGATAAAATGTTTTATATCTTTGCAGACACACTTTGACTTTATGTGTGGGTATGGTatgcaaaacaaaaaagtaagttaccatttttttcttgtaaGAGTTTAAGAACCATGTAGTATGAATACATAATGGAAATCCAGTACATGAATTCTGTCCTACATGCAGTGTAGATTCAAAGTAACACTaatgtttttcctttccttctagcCTCATGAAGCCTCAGAAACCATTTACACTGGAGGCTGCGTGACATCCATCATTCAGTTCTTAGAATCAAACCTTTATTGGGCTGCTGGAGTCATATTTGGTATCACCTTGTTCCAGGTACAGTATTTTTGTTTGGAGAATGAAAGATACCTTTATTgaaatatcaatgtgtgtgtgtgtgtgtgtgttctgtgttttgtgtgttgtgtgtacacacatgtgcatgatCAGTGTACACCTTTGCTGTTAAAAAGTGTTATCTCTAGCATGGCAAATTACAAGCCTCCAAAGGTTGAAGGTATCTCATTTGTCTAGCAGTAAATAAATCTAAGTTTTGCTACTTAAAGCACATttaaatttttaattattattcattattatcatgatatatatatatatatatatatatatatatatatatatatatatatatatatatatatatattttttttttttttttctttttttttttacagaaacagTGAGGTAAAGTTTATAGTTAGGAACAGGCCCAAATTTATTCAAACTTGGACATTCCAGaatattatatcatttatttgtGGCTATTGATAACATATTATCTGCAACTTTTATCTTATACTGTTTACTGCTTTTTCAGTTATATCTATAGAAAACAAAGTTACATATACCAATTGGTCAAATGAAATGTTTGGTTTTTAAGCCACAACCCTTCGAGCGGTGAAGGAGTCGTGGTGAGCACCTATACAGGAATGTTCCTCAGGCTTTATATAGCTTTAATCCATTCCTGTATTTATGTTGCTCTCAGTCCATTTGTATGCCTCTGTTTATACCTTCCTATGTCCCATGGCATTAATTGGATTTTCCTTCTTTCAGATGTATGTAACTCACCAGGCTCGCTCGTTGATGGACCAGATTTCCCTACAGCGCTCTAGATGGTACTCATGATTTGTGGAAGATGAAGTCTTTCACtaagattatttttattcctcctccttccatccatccacgcTTTTCCCCTTGCTGATTTTCGTTCTCACAAAGTCACACcaaagaaaatagtgatgatttttgttattattttgaataCTATTGCAATTATTTGTTTGGTCTATGTgggtttcaaaaagaaaaaattgacAGGCAGGCACACATGATTCCATAGTAACCTTAAATCTCATTGCATGTAATCTCTTGCTGTGCTTTTACTTCCTCTGTTTTCAGCAACATAGATAACTCTTTGTACAGAAAAAAATTATTCTATATGTCGTCTAAGTACAAGTGTTCTCTTTGTATAAATGCTTACAGTCCCagctcattattattttattttgtataaatgtatatttacatatgtatatacatatatacttaaaattACGATATATGCTCAAAAATGCAAAACTGTAGATTTCATTATAACCATGAATATAACGGTGTGGCTTAAATTGTGTTTTTAGAATCAGAGAGAACATGTCATGTTCTTGTAGACAGAGAAGAAGGTGCTGCTTTCATGTTGTTTTTTACATACACTTggactccctttcttcctttttttggtaTATACTCAAATGTGTTGCCTGCTGCCAATTTCCCAATCATGGCATTTGCCAGGATTCAGGGGAAAAAAGCTTTTGTGTGTATTAgtacagtttttctttttttctttgtgggtcAATATGTACACATTTTAAAGATTGAGACAtttaattatcataaacatcCAAAAGAAGGTGAAAAAGCAATTGCTCTTTGCTGTCGAATATAATTGCACAAACATTTCTAGCTGCAGAGATGAGCAAGGGAACCTTTCCCTGTATAACATTGCCTGCAAATACATGTTTTTTATTGTGcacatatacagaatatatttTTAGAACTACTGTAATAAGAATGAGAGCTTAAGAGGCGAGGGGTATATATccttatgtatgaatgtttgcaaATATTTGATAATATTTTAGTCGTCTATTAAGCCTGCATCATATT
The DNA window shown above is from Penaeus vannamei isolate JL-2024 chromosome 29, ASM4276789v1, whole genome shotgun sequence and carries:
- the LOC113811362 gene encoding tetraspanin-33 isoform X1, producing the protein MARRRDYSYISPCVKWTLFFFNFIFWLFGMLVLAIGLYGVVFTAQDLHGLKSVETAYIIITDLSGVMVVLGSIIFIVSFAGCVGALRENLCLLKLYFWSLTIFLIAELMFAIACIIFPWKSREIIEHLLSKRLIEEYRESQNTQNFVDFLQTEFGCCGITVEGYLDWNANEYFNCSESSPSAEKCGVPASCCLNRKNLTHFDFMCGYGMQNKKPHEASETIYTGGCVTSIIQFLESNLYWAAGVIFGITLFQMYVTHQARSLMDQISLQRSRWYRRQRDEELEGHAYLLPKRSYYYQ
- the LOC113811362 gene encoding tetraspanin-33 isoform X2, yielding MARRRDYSYISPCVKWTLFFFNFIFWLFGMLVLAIGLYGVVFTAQDLHGLKSVETAYIIITDLSGVMVVLGSIIFIVSFAGCVGALRENLCLLKLYFWSLTIFLIAELMFAIACIIFPWKSREIIEHLLSKRLIEEYRESQNTQNFVDFLQTEFGCCGITVEGYLDWNANEYFNCSESSPSAEKCGVPASCCLNRKNLTHFDFMCGYGMQNKKPHEASETIYTGGCVTSIIQFLESNLYWAAGVIFGITLFQMYVTHQARSLMDQISLQRSR